A region of the Candidatus Giovannonibacteria bacterium genome:
CCGCCCAATTTTATTCTGCCTAAAGCCGCGTCAATGTAAAAACCTGTCCCGCCGACTATTATCGGAGTTTTTCCGCGCGATAAAATATCAGCGATTGCGCGCTCCGCGCATTTTTTAAAATCCAGCGCTGTAAATACTTTTTTCGGATTGGCAATGCTCAAACAATAATGCGGCACCCTGCGCATTTCTCTTTTTGTGATTTTTCCGGAGCCGATGTCCAACCCTTTATAAACTTGCCGCGAATCCGCGGAGATAATTTCCCCATTTATTTTTTTGGAGAGCATAACCCCTAACTCCGATTTCCCCGAAGCATTTGGACCAACAATTATGATTAGTTTGCGTTTTTTCATCACTTTTGCTAGTATTGAATCAGGAGGATAGTTATATGTCAATTAAAAAATTTAAGGTTTTGAACATTCGCTATTTGCCGCTCGGCTTAAGCGATGCCGTAGGCCTGTCTGAATTGGTGCTGGATGCGCATACAAAAATTTCAACTAAGCGAAGATTTTTTAGGCAGGAACTCAACCACCCGAGGTACGGCCGCCAGCAGCTTGACTACTACCCAAGAGAACGTACAGTCGTTGTTGAGTGCTTGGATGTGATCAGCTTCGTGGATGTTCTTGAGAAAACCGGCTTGGCAGGAGAGAAAAGGTGTGTTCCTCAAGCGATTTTTGAAGAAGCTCTCCGGCAGGCGGCTGTAGAAGAAGAGATTTGGCGCCAAGAACTTGGCGAATTCTGGAAAGCGCCGTCTTAGGCAGCTGGAGGACGGACAAAGCTTTCGGCGGTCTTTAGAGGAGGCCGCTTTTTTTATTTTACCATTTTCAAAAATTCATCAAGAGTTTTTTCGCCCAAATTTCCTTTGCCGCGCTCGCGCACTGCTACTTTATTTTCTTTCATTTCTTTTTCGCCAATCACCAAAAGATAAGGGATGCGCTGGGTTTCAGCGTCCCTGATTTTTTTTGCGATGGTTTCATTCCGGCTATCCAGTTCAGCGCGAATGTTTTTTTCTTTAAGTTCTCTGTAAAACTTTTCAGCGTAATCTGAAACCTTATCATTTATTGTCAAAACTGCGACTTGAGTTGGGGACAGCCAAAATGGAAGCGCGCCGTCAAAGTGTTCCAGCAAAATTCCGATAAACCTTTCAAACGAGCCGAAAATCGCGCGGTGGATGATAACCGGGCGCTGTGATTTGCCGTTTTCATCTGTATATTCCAGCTCAAATCTTTCCGGAAGCTGAAAATCCAGTTGCGCGGTGGCAATTGTCCAGACTCTTCCTTGGGAGTCTTTTATGTCGAAGTGAATTTTCGGCCCGTAAAACGCTCCTTCGCCTTTTAAAATATTATATTTTAACCCCAGTTCGCTTAAAGCCTCTCTCAATATTTTTTCAGCCTCATTCCATGTTTCTTGGCTGCCCATTGCTTTTTCCGGGCGGGTGGCCAGGCCGTAGTTTACTTTAAGGCCAAGACGTTTATAAAACTCTTCAGTCATTTTAAGCACGCTCACAAGCTCTTCTTTGATTTGGTCAAATCGGCAATAAATATGCGCGTCATCCATTGTCATCTGCCTCACTCTTAAAAGGCCACCTAAAACGCCGGAGAGTTCGTTTCTGTGCAGCCGGCCGATTTCCGCAAGTCTCATGGGAAGATCGCGGTAGCTTCTGATTTTGGTTTGGTAAACCAAAGCGCTTTCCGGGCAGTTCATTGGTTTTAAGGAGTAGGTTTCGTTTTCCACGTCAAAATAAAACATATTTTCCTTAAAAAATTCCCAATGGCCGGACTGCTCAAAAAGTTTTTTCTTGACCATGATCGGCGTTGAAATTTCAGCATAGTTGTGGTCATCCTGGAGCTTGCGGATATATTTCTCAAGTTCTTTTACTATAATCATCCCCTTGGGATGCCAAAAAGGCGCCCCGGGCGCGATTTCATGAAACGAAAATAAATCCATCTCCCGCCCCAAATCCCGGTGGTCTCTGTGCTTCTTGCTTTCCGGCATGCTTTTATGCTAACATTTTTTAAGATTTTGAGGAAGGAGAAAACAATGGCACAAATCGGAAGAGTGATTGGATATTCTGACGAAGTCCCCGAATACGCCAAAGCCATAGTCATTGATGGTTTAGGAAACTTATCGCGATTCCGCCCGGGCGCTTCTATGCGCATCGGGGGGAAAGCCATAGTAGAACTTACCGAAGAATCTGTTCTTAAAAATCTTAAAAAAACCAAAGACGACCTGGTGCTCATTGAAGATTTTTACGACGGCTCTGCGGTGATCGCGTTCGCAAAACTCGGCAAAATTTCAGAGATTAAACTAAATGATGCCATTGAAACCATCTAGCCCCACCCAGGGGCTTTTAAATTTTCTTAATCTCCTCCGCAATAATTGAAGGCGCGCCGTTGCGGAAGGAATATTTGCCGCGGATGGCGACGCAGTTGTTTTCCGCAATGTGTTCGGCGGCGTCGCGGAGCGCCCGCGGGAAAACAACTGCTTCAATCTCGTCTGTCGTATCCTGAAGCTTCAAAAAATACATTGATTCGCCGGTTTTCGTAAAAATCCGGCGCGTTGCCGCGATAAGCACGGCCAGAGTCACCGGGGCAGCCGGTCTTTTGTTTTTAAAAACTTCTATGGTAAGAAGATTTTGATTGGCGAGCTTGGCCCGGGCTTTGTCCAGCGGATGGCCTGAAATGTAGAGCCCCAAAAGCTCTTTTTCCCAATTCAGTTTTTCATCCAGCGTGGCCGGCCTGGTTTTTTCCAAACGGAGCGGCGGGACGGATGTTTTGTCGGACATTACGCTAAAGAGCGAGGATTGGCTGGCGGAGGCGGCCTGATGCGAGGATTTGGCGTATTCCAGAATTCTGTCCATATTCGCCAAAATCTCGTTCCTTTCGCCGAGTTCGTCCAAAGCGCCGGCTTTAGCCAATGATTCAATGGATTTTTTGTTCAGGTCTTTTGATTCAACTCTTTCCAAAAATTCAGCCAAAGATTTATAAG
Encoded here:
- the thrS gene encoding threonine--tRNA ligase, with translation MPESKKHRDHRDLGREMDLFSFHEIAPGAPFWHPKGMIIVKELEKYIRKLQDDHNYAEISTPIMVKKKLFEQSGHWEFFKENMFYFDVENETYSLKPMNCPESALVYQTKIRSYRDLPMRLAEIGRLHRNELSGVLGGLLRVRQMTMDDAHIYCRFDQIKEELVSVLKMTEEFYKRLGLKVNYGLATRPEKAMGSQETWNEAEKILREALSELGLKYNILKGEGAFYGPKIHFDIKDSQGRVWTIATAQLDFQLPERFELEYTDENGKSQRPVIIHRAIFGSFERFIGILLEHFDGALPFWLSPTQVAVLTINDKVSDYAEKFYRELKEKNIRAELDSRNETIAKKIRDAETQRIPYLLVIGEKEMKENKVAVRERGKGNLGEKTLDEFLKMVK